A region of the Arachis hypogaea cultivar Tifrunner chromosome 15, arahy.Tifrunner.gnm2.J5K5, whole genome shotgun sequence genome:
tttttactaaCTTTTCGCTGATCGGAGTTGGTTTGTCGTTGGCCAATTAACTGCACGGAATTCGAACTAGAGAGATGCTAATTGAGAGATGTAGAAGAAAGGCCGAAAGAGCAAACCATTGTTGCGGCCCAACATATGGATATTAAACAATTCGCTCCAGCCCAAAAGATGACCATGCCCTTTCACATTTTTTATTCAAGCATGTTTGGAATAAGAAATGATGTCAATTGAAAAAACAAATCAAatgatttattaattaaattgatttacttgtcgataataattttattaattaaataaatttaaatcccAATAAATTCTATCAGGACAATAGAACTtcaaaataagtaaaataaagttCTATGCAACACAATAAATTCTTCCTTCTCATttgttagttgaaaaaaaaaaaaaaaaccggtggttatttacttttagaaaaaatttataGGCTCAACTATAATATaagttaactaaattaattttttatttttaattttaaaatttaaaaaaattaagatagtaaaaaaatatttttttataaaaaatatattttttaaattagttagttaaaattGAGTTCTGTTGATTTTTTAGTGAAACTTACTTTTAAGAAGAGAGaaacaaaaatttttgttttgtatttatttgataataaattaaatataagataaaataaataataaaaataaaaaatatttaaaaaaaatataattataaaaaattggaaataataataaaaaaaatcagttgAATCTtcagaaaatatataaaatatatttttattgagaATATGTTAAGTTTCTCTTTGCTACATGAGTGTCTTCAATGAGATTGTATACTTAGAAGAAAGGAAAGGTGCTAGTGTGTTAGTATTATGGAACTTGTGGATATAAAGTTAAATGACGGTTACGTGGTTCAGAGGTCAATCATGTCAGATTGATAGAATGTTGTTATCATTTGGAGCATTTAGTTGAAAAGGAATGACAAATTTTTCAAGAATCAAGAATTAGGTATTGTAGGGATAATCAACAAGTTGATTAAGAGTTACAAAAAGTGGAGTGATATTTGATTTTTTGGTGTTGATGATTTTgccaaagataattaaaattaatttattttatttttttagtacttttctGTTGATGTTTCGCCTTATTATGTTgagttttttgtttaaaaaaatataaaatatactaatttaatattagaTGGCACAATATttgtattaatattttatttatcaaatacaatTTTGTATTTATGTAACTTATGCTTaaattcttattttctatttcaagCGTCATAAGCTGCTCATAATAGTGCGTTAATTAAACAGTAAAGTTGCATGTATAATACTAAATagggataagtacgattttggtctctcACGTTAAGGGttagaatcgaaatcgtccctcgtgtatattttgatttaaaatcattcttaacgtatttttttgtattaaaatcgtccttttaaatttttttggacaaaaatgccCTCCACTACCATCATCACCTTTACCTCCATCACCACCAGCACATTTACtcccaccatcaccaccacctttACCTCCACCACCAAGAAAAACAACTTCAAtaaaatcaacatcatcatcatcaacaacaccCACTGCCACTCCACCACCACCAACGCcgccgccgtccccctccccgctttccccttccccctccccctcaCCCCGCATCCCCCTTCCTCCCACCCCGcatcccctccccctccccgcctcccccttccccccacccgtcccctccccctccccatcttccctttccctccacctccacctccacctccacctccacacagagaagcagaaacagaaGATCAACAAATCAGAAACAGAAAGCAACAGAAGATCAACAAATCAGAAACagaaagcaacaataatattccacaaatcagcaagaagaagaagaagaagcggcagGTGGCGGTGCGGCGGTGGGGTCGGCGAGGTGGCGAGGCAGAGGCAGAGGTGGCGAGGCGCCCTCGATGGCGACGGCTCTAAGGGAGACGATGAGGGCGACGGATCCAGCGGCGGTGGGAACAGCCGAGGCAGACAGCGACAGCCGACGACAAGGAGGTCACGGCGGCGATGGTGGTGGCGACTGAAGCACGAACGGCGGCGACAGGGTCTGACGGCAGCAACGCGAGCAGCAGCGAGCTGCTCCCTCCCCGGCGCCatccccctcccccctcccctGCCCCTGCACCTTCGTATACCCCCCAACCCACGCGTTTTCTTCCCCCCTTTCCCAAACACgcgttttgttttgtttttttattattttataacttttattattaaaataggaataggggtagtttaggtattaatttaaaaattttaataaaaaagacgattttaatacaaaaaaaaaacattaaggattattttaaatccaaaattagaagaggggcgatttcgattctgacccttaatgtgagggaccaaaatcgtacttatccctACTAAATACAATGATTTCaagaatttataataattataataacaaaatgtCACACTGTGAAAGCTAGAGTAGAATCAAAGTGGTATGCTAGGCTAGCAGCATTGGTTTTTCTCCCCCTTTGCTTTTGTGGAGATGCTCTCACCCGATGGAGGTGCTACAGAATGTTCTTCCTGCCCAGGCCAAACATATTTCTTCATGTGATCATGTGACGTCAAAGTCAAACAACAAAGCCAGTTTGGTTCTCGGAACATATTTTCATACCGCTAATAACAAAACCAGAAAGAAAGAACCATCATGTGATTATTCAAAGCTTATTATTCCATACTGAATATGCTCGATCGATCGTAATTCCACAAACCTTTGATTTCTCACTTTTGCAGCAAAATACCCCATACCATACCATAAGGCATAAAGAGATAGAAAGGACACTACTTCGAATTTTGACAACCAGCAAAGTTCATTAACATAACAAGAGCCACTGAAGCACATAATGCAACAGACTTAGCTTATCTTCAACAAAGAAAGACGCCCCAATTTAACTGAACAAAACAAAATGGTGGGAATAAATACAAGTTTATCTACTTCCcccctttcttttctctttttgtgttTCTTTCCCCAATTCACTAATAAAAAACTACTGCGTTACGAGTTGCAAGTTGGAAGCTAATTAcccctatatatatattattattattattattattacaattatTTGATTATGATGATTACAGTACTCTCTATTTTGGTTGTAGTGTAGTGAACTGAAATCCCTTCCCCAATAATGATTTTCTTTCCCTATCCTAACATCGCCAAGCTGACGTGGCAACCATGGCCCTCTCGTGCCAGAACAGCACAAGCTCAGCTTGGCGTTTTGCCACGTGGAAGCCCCTGATTTGCACCTTAGCCAGCAAGCACTCCGCCTGAAAATCCGCGAACTGGCTTAACTGCACCGGCCTCATTCCGGCACCATAGAAAGCCTCTCTCCACGGCGGAACCCTCCGCCCCGCTCCCTCCACCGCCGCTAGTATCTTCGGGCGCAGCAGAAGCATCTCGATCCTCCTCACCCACTCCCCTCCCGCAACCATCGACGCGTCCAGCGACTCCAGCATCATCGAGTAGAACTCTAGACTGCTCACCACGCCGCGCCGGAACGACGCCGCTGCCGCGGCCTCCGTCCACCCCTCCCCGTCCACGAACACCACCACGCTCGGCGAAACCCTCCGAACGTCCGCCAGGAAGGCCGCGGTGCTCCCAGCGGATCCGAGCCGTCGGAATATCGCAGGCGAGAGAAGAACGGCGGTTTTCTCGCCATCGACGAACTTCACCGCCTTAAAGGACAGCGTCTCGAAGTTGCAGAGGGGCACAAACTCGACCTGGACGCGGATCCTGAGCTCGTGCGCGAACTGGCTGAGATTCTCCCGAATCAGTTTGCTCTCGACGGCGTACTCTTCGGGAACGACGGCGGTGATGCGCAGAAGCGGCGATCCGTGTTTCAAGGAATCCGCCTTTTCTGCAATCTCCTTCATGAGCGAAGCATACTGGATCCCTAATCCGATATCAAAATCAAGGACGTGCATGAAGGAGGAGCCATGAAAGGCCTCAAGGAGCGCCTGGTTGGTGGTGAAGATGGAGAACATAGGGATCGGTGAGATTCCAGAGAAGGCCTTGAATGTTCTGACGCAGTGGACGATCTCAACGAGGGAGGAGAAACGCGGAGTGCGATTGGAACCGGAGAGGAGGCCCTGGAGAGCTTCCTTGAAGTAGAAGGCGGCGCGTTGGAGAGGCTTTGCACCCGCGGGGGATCGGAGGCGTTGATTGAGTCGCTCCAATATGACGTGAGCCACGTGGAGGTGGTTGGTGTCGAAGCAATCGGCAGCACGGATGAGCTCCTCTATGAAATCGAAGCCGGTGGCAGCAGAATTATTGGAGGTGTCGTGGAGGAGGTGGTCGAGGGTGGCAGTGGCGTTGGCGTAGTTGTAGGACATGGTTTGGATGTCTGGGAATTCGGAGTGTGGGTCGAAGGAAGGAGAGAAGTCAGGGACATTAGGGAGGGTGGTCTTGAACAAGGGTGGGTTGGAGTCTTCGTGGAATCCAAGGTCCTTCATGATGGAGTCCCAATCAAGATTGTGCAGGACATGGTCCTCCAGCTGGTCAAGACACTCTTGCTGTGTGTTGGGTGCAGTAGCCACCAGCGCAGCCACTGCCTTCTCAGGGGTGGGGCTTCTACACAGGTCGAGCACCGATGTGGGCTCGAGGCCGATTGTGCTTTCTACGGGTTTATTGTTTTGGGATGACGAAACGGGAACTCTCATCTCTGGCTAGGCACCACCTCCTTTGCTCAAAGTGGATCGCAGGAGAAGGGAAGGCTTTTTTGCTTCTGATGATTGTAGCCCTTTTTATCTTTGCGTCTCTATGTTGGTGTGGTGGGGTTACTTCTCTAACTTATCTATCTATATAACACTACAAGCTGCCCATTAATTTACTATTTAGATTATTAACTACGTAaacaattaaatatataataataacttcaattatatatattcaaagatattttcaaaaattttgcaccATTTCTAATATATATAGCTAACTATATACTCTCCTTATTAACGCCTATGCATTAGTGAtttgtgtgctaattaagtatgagTTATCTGATTTCACTATGCTTGACATGAGTTAGTTACGTTGTTTCTTTTCCACCCTTTTTTTATGGTCGCTTGTGAGACTTGAAGGTTAAGCCTTGTGGTGTTGCATGCCTTTTCTCTTTGCTTTTCTTGCTTGAAAGCTCAAAAGCTTATTTCCTTCAATTTAAACAGCCCCCcggatatttaattttaaatttataacatTGGAAATTCTGGTTAAAATTAAAATGCCTAACTTCATGTCTTAAACAACTTGCCctgaaagaaggaaaaaaagataATGGTATTGCTTTGTTGCGTCAAAATTGTCATAGATATATAACTGGCATACCTGCATTTTAGATTGAAAGGCTTATATAACAAACTAATAATCCACACCAATTTCATCAGTAGAATCCCCATCCAACTCCCATCTCTGTCATAAAAAAATTGGCGTCTAACCATAAACCCCTTTTAATTATAAACAATTTCTAATCACACGAGGATGATATATATTAcatttaaatgaacaatgaaagacGAGGGATCTATCCATACCGGCGCCACACACTCAAAACTCTATCACATCTCTTTCTTATGAAACATCTAtttcataatattaaaattgtttATAGGGTGAACAAAAGCTTCAAACACAGACAAATGAGAATAGTTGGCTAAAAATGATTATTGGATTTTATGGAATTTTGAATAGTTATGTGTGTGGCAAAATTGTAAGATATTATTtgtgtttatataaaataagtattttaGATATTCTGTTCGATGCAGCTGAATTTATTAGCTTTTTTATATAGTTGTAACTTGTAAGTTTGTTTGAGGTTGTCTTTTGGATGATTGATATTCTTAATGCTAATGTCAAAGAGAAATATTAACTATATATAAGCTACCTCAAATATTTTTCTCTTCATTTAAATCGAACTTGTAACACAACTGATCggggaaaaaaaaaatctttgctATGGATTATGGAATGTGCAATGACATTACCTTCCCTCATGACAAACGCGAAGGAAAATTGTCCAAAGTTATACAatatattccttttttttttttttgcttaaagTATCACAAATATGATATTTTTTCTAAGGGTCAGATTAAAATATTGCACTTCCATTTTTATTGAAATtgcaaaaatactttttttttttttttaatacaaatgcACACTTTCAACTAAATACTCGGCTTCCACACGAGGAAAGAACGTTGTCAAGGATATATCACTAGTAAACGAAGTCCATTTAAAGAAAAATGTTTAGCTAACATATAGTGTAAGAATAAAtattaaagttattaattaaaataaaatataaaagattatacaaaatttaaattgctaattatatatttattaaaataaaatgtataaaacATTCTGCTAATAGTAATATTTAGCTAAAccctaaaagataaaataagtaaatagaaaaataaatggtTTAATAATTTGTTGTCTACTCAACAAAAGAATATGaccatttttttaaagatttggatcctctaaagtttgaattttactttagagaataaaatGTGATCTTCTACTCTtgaataatttatcttttatatttattttttgtcttacctatgaaatcaatggtgagagatcacactttactctctaaggtgaaattcaaactttaaaggatccaaatcctttttttaaatattatatgaaGAAATTATTTTGAACAAATTTATCATAATTGATAATTTTATtaagagaaaaagacaaataggtccttgatcTTTTATCCCTCGGACATTTTCAttcctgaccattgaaaaatacttttaagttcctgaccttcacaaaacttggacggatcagtccctaacggaggcatttggacggatcagtccctgatgGAGGCATTTGGacagagggactgatccgtccaagttttgtgaaggtcaggaacttaaaaatatttttcaatgatCAGAGACAGAAATGTCTGCgggacaaaaggtcagggacttatttatcattttttcttttattaattattttttaatattctttatttcatgttatttttcaaataataatattatacgaGTTAACTAAAAAATGCCTTAAGAGAATTGgttaaaaatatgaaaatgaacttaaatatatttaatgtatagaaaacatgaaaattttgcatGACTTATATTTATAAactttataattataatatttttaagaagTGCCATTAAGATATCCGTTAGTAAAACTCAATATTCTATCTAGGTTTTGTTTTCctattttattaaaatcattTTAGTATAACTATATTATAACGATTAcagtaattataatatttaaaaaatattattaaaattaaaataataatttttattattaaataatatttaaaaaattattaaaatataaaaaaaatataactttaattttaactaCACTTACATATTCATCTAGCTATCTAAATATATTCAAACTACAATCTACCATTTTATTAAGATGAAGAAATCCTCCTGGAACAAGTGATGCTAAAGTGGAAGTATATAGGTGCATGTCAAAACATCTTTCTACCATGAAACGACAAGAGAGTCAAATAGCGGGCGTTAAAGCCTTAAAGCAAGCAAGTTAAGTCGTCTCTTCTTTAAGGTGTGGTCCCACAGAAGTTCTAACTGGACCCCTAGACAACCCTAGCACCACCCATCTTTATTTATACCCTcgggaaaaaaagagaagaaaggaaaaaaaagctTTGGGAAAGGTCCATCATTAACAACTTTGTAGAGGGGGCATGGTTTGCGGAAAGTTTTGGCAATGATGGGTCCCTGGTAGTAAATATTAGCCGCTAAAAAACCTTACTTAAATATATGAATTACGAGTCTTTGTGATGAACTAACACCATTTCCATTAGGGAACTTATCTCAATTCTTATTTATggtccacctgtcataaaaagtaactccacatcagttTTTGCGTTATAAAcggtaaataggaactcaaagcatctctctcttctccattaggaggaactaactttagtccctgttgtagtcccacttaattaattaattaaaatacttaaaattaatgtaattgatttttttaataatattatttaaatttataaatttaaaaataattcactattaaaagatattaatattaaataaattcatatataataataatacacaatatataattcaggattacactaatttatagttttgtgtttacaattgctaattttaataatatcgttagcattttaaattttaaaaataaaaataactaactcAACTAAGAATTATTTTGTaaggtgtaaaaattaaatttattttttaatgtaagtaaatttaattaattataatttaatataataatataaataatattcaatattaattatgatataaataattaatataaatcattaattaaataaaaatttaattatttaatctaattaattattttttaaataattaatataaattattaattaaataaaaatataataatttaatataatttttattataattattactaatttaattattatttcattatttaatataattatttaactatttcagattttatattattatttttttaaaataacttgccaaatgacaagttattattggttaacTTGAGTCCCTGTTTAGAGGGATTCCCTCACCTTGAGACCCGTGCGGGAACTCAttctttctctcctccaatggTTAGAGTTCCTATATGTCAGAAAAAAGTGAAAGAGGAACTCACCATTGTAAGTGCTCTAAATCACCTTTGTTTCAATTAGGGTGTTCGTGGTACGGTTTAGATCgattttaagtaaaaaatttattcgatttaaatattaattttatttatagtgTGATTTAAATTAGatgacttttaaaaaaaattgatccgATACTATTCAATTTCAAGCGATTTTGATTGGATTAGATTTgcgattttgtaaattaaaaaaattaaatgcataaaacaagtctcaatatcaaattttaaataattaacaatgacataacaagtctcaacaatatgttaaaaaattaacgataacataataatagaaataaaatgataagttagttaaaataaataaataaataatattttgaacataaaatatttattaaataataataatacataaataatataaaaatgtataacaaattgaacatattataagtataattgtaaatataataataaaataataatattatagtacaTTGTGCAATTTGAATTGGATTAAAttggttatgaaaagtagatccaaAATCCAATCCGATCCAGCGGtttgtaaaaataaaattcaatcaaattcGAATTAGTACAATTTAATCCATTTTTggtttaaattgaattaaatgaGCAATTTAATTTACATCCATCTGGATTTAAACACCCTTAGTTTCACCTTTGTTTCCAATGCTAGTAATCCAGTAGTAGTAGCAGTAGTATGAATATATATAAAGGATTCTAAGAAACTAGAAATAGTGGAGATCAATTCATTTGTATGTTTAAGCTAATGTTTGAAGTGCAAATTTCATCTTATGTAATATATaacaatttattaattaataataattttttaaatagaatataaatatacaaatatatatatatatatatatatatatatattataatataaaaataaatgatattattgcttttttatttttttatgatatcattttatatataattttttatatttacattatatatttatataaatttataaaaaaaaacaacattaaaacaAGAGCTATAATATTCAAGTAATTATAAATCGTATTTGAAGTGTAGATTacgaatttaaaaattttaacataccTATTACCATTGTTTTTTAGTGTCAAACACCAAAAAGTGTCATTCAAGAACACCTCACTTAATTTGTGCGTTTGTATTTTATAACTTATAAGCAAGATATAACATTtacgtatttttttaatttctatcaatttaaatttaaaaaagaatgataacaaaacattatatcaa
Encoded here:
- the LOC112749038 gene encoding scarecrow-like protein 15 — encoded protein: MRVPVSSSQNNKPVESTIGLEPTSVLDLCRSPTPEKAVAALVATAPNTQQECLDQLEDHVLHNLDWDSIMKDLGFHEDSNPPLFKTTLPNVPDFSPSFDPHSEFPDIQTMSYNYANATATLDHLLHDTSNNSAATGFDFIEELIRAADCFDTNHLHVAHVILERLNQRLRSPAGAKPLQRAAFYFKEALQGLLSGSNRTPRFSSLVEIVHCVRTFKAFSGISPIPMFSIFTTNQALLEAFHGSSFMHVLDFDIGLGIQYASLMKEIAEKADSLKHGSPLLRITAVVPEEYAVESKLIRENLSQFAHELRIRVQVEFVPLCNFETLSFKAVKFVDGEKTAVLLSPAIFRRLGSAGSTAAFLADVRRVSPSVVVFVDGEGWTEAAAAASFRRGVVSSLEFYSMMLESLDASMVAGGEWVRRIEMLLLRPKILAAVEGAGRRVPPWREAFYGAGMRPVQLSQFADFQAECLLAKVQIRGFHVAKRQAELVLFWHERAMVATSAWRC